Proteins co-encoded in one Desulfoplanes formicivorans genomic window:
- the mutM gene encoding bifunctional DNA-formamidopyrimidine glycosylase/DNA-(apurinic or apyrimidinic site) lyase, which produces MPELPEVETIARGLGTLLRGRTIVGVEIRYPEIVLGGDGSSWEQRLATRTIQEVGRRGKLLVCTLSGGLFLVFHLKMTGRVWVVPLSYRVCMHDHLVIHLQGGERVVFNDQRKFGYAGLFTADELAAWPFYRDLGPEPLTLTPPVFRKILASTRARIKAVLLDQKRIAGIGNIYADESLFRAGIHPCSQACALSVSRADALLDGLKEVLAEAIKAGGSSIRDYRNAHGDRGLFQVNLSVYGRGGLACNRCHAPLEVIRVAGRTSTFCPHCQACFKITSRHD; this is translated from the coding sequence ATGCCGGAATTGCCGGAAGTGGAAACCATTGCCCGGGGGCTTGGGACCCTGCTCAGGGGCAGGACCATTGTCGGAGTGGAAATCCGTTATCCAGAAATCGTTCTTGGTGGTGACGGATCCTCCTGGGAACAAAGGCTGGCCACGAGAACCATTCAGGAGGTTGGCCGCAGGGGAAAGCTGCTTGTCTGCACCCTCAGTGGCGGGCTTTTTCTGGTGTTTCATCTCAAAATGACCGGGAGGGTATGGGTTGTCCCTCTGTCATACCGGGTATGCATGCATGATCATCTGGTTATCCATCTGCAGGGAGGGGAACGGGTGGTTTTCAATGATCAGCGCAAATTCGGGTATGCGGGATTGTTTACTGCCGACGAACTCGCGGCCTGGCCCTTTTACAGGGATCTGGGTCCCGAACCCCTCACGTTGACCCCTCCCGTGTTCAGAAAGATCCTTGCATCCACCAGGGCCCGGATCAAGGCGGTGCTGCTGGATCAAAAGCGTATCGCCGGGATCGGGAACATCTACGCGGATGAATCCCTGTTTCGGGCCGGGATCCATCCCTGTTCCCAGGCCTGCGCCCTGTCAGTTTCCCGGGCCGACGCCCTTCTTGACGGGCTCAAGGAGGTACTGGCTGAGGCCATCAAGGCCGGAGGAAGTTCCATTCGTGATTATCGCAATGCTCATGGGGACAGGGGCTTGTTCCAGGTGAACCTGTCCGTGTACGGGCGAGGCGGCCTGGCCTGCAACCGTTGCCACGCTCCCCTTGAGGTGATCAGGGTGGCGGGACGAACATCAACTTTTTGTCCCCACTGCCAGGCCTGTTTCAAGATAACTTCCCGACACGACTAA
- a CDS encoding lytic transglycosylase domain-containing protein, producing MRNRICVLVVLLVVCTSCVPRQQAVSRLDAPSVVQPGADAGNATSCPSDVSQDASSVMLDESAQADAAALPDEDETALVEEIQEGKEPPSVDASTPLTPQEETALDTEPDIHFDLDLRDTEDVQLYFRYYTRKHRKTFARWLKRAEPYLPYLRDEFKKHGLPQDLIFLPFAESGFNPWAYSWAGAAGMWQFMPATGRRYGLQVDWWLDERRNPFLATQAAIGYLKKLHNDFNDWYLALAAYNAGEGTIGRALRKTGCDNFFDLAKTRRYLKRETRHYVPKFIAILKIVRNLEELGFEPINWDARLEHEQLLVKGGTDLLALASYTGLSWKEFRKLNPAFRRQVSPPGKTCAVYLPLEKTALAQEYLSSPDARPYAGYKHYRVRKGDSWWRISRRSGVPISVLKKVNGHRNNLLRPGQQIMIPGKGDRIVTASALSNTREFAKKRANYTVKKGDTLWEIAKRFGTSSTTLLRANGLRSGRHLRIGQKLYIPDASSSSTRLARQNADKEFKRLVRYHVRKGDNLWAIARRFGVTTRQLYAWNNLNKRSILRPGDRIKVYVDQ from the coding sequence GTGCGTAATCGTATTTGTGTTCTTGTCGTCTTGTTGGTGGTTTGCACGTCCTGCGTGCCCAGGCAGCAGGCCGTGTCCCGTCTGGATGCCCCGTCCGTGGTTCAGCCCGGGGCTGATGCCGGCAATGCGACGTCCTGTCCTTCCGACGTATCCCAGGATGCATCCTCTGTCATGCTTGACGAGTCAGCGCAAGCCGATGCCGCAGCGTTGCCTGACGAGGACGAGACGGCCTTGGTTGAGGAGATTCAAGAAGGGAAAGAGCCTCCTTCTGTGGATGCGTCTACCCCGCTGACCCCCCAGGAAGAAACAGCTCTGGACACCGAGCCGGACATTCATTTTGACCTTGACCTGCGGGATACCGAGGATGTCCAGCTCTATTTCCGCTACTATACCCGCAAGCACAGGAAAACCTTTGCCCGCTGGCTCAAGCGGGCGGAGCCCTATTTGCCGTATCTGCGGGACGAATTCAAGAAGCACGGCCTTCCCCAGGATCTTATTTTTCTTCCTTTTGCCGAGAGCGGTTTCAACCCCTGGGCCTATTCCTGGGCCGGGGCTGCCGGCATGTGGCAGTTCATGCCCGCGACAGGGCGCCGGTATGGCTTGCAGGTGGATTGGTGGCTGGACGAACGGCGCAATCCCTTTCTGGCCACCCAGGCAGCCATCGGGTATCTCAAAAAACTGCACAACGACTTTAACGACTGGTACCTGGCCCTTGCCGCGTACAACGCCGGGGAAGGGACCATTGGCCGGGCCTTGCGCAAGACCGGTTGCGACAATTTTTTCGATCTGGCCAAGACCCGCAGATATCTCAAGCGCGAAACCCGTCATTATGTTCCCAAGTTCATCGCCATTCTCAAGATCGTTCGCAATCTTGAGGAACTGGGATTCGAGCCCATCAACTGGGATGCCCGCCTGGAACACGAGCAGTTGCTGGTCAAGGGCGGCACGGACCTTCTGGCCCTTGCCTCGTATACCGGCCTTTCCTGGAAGGAATTTCGCAAGCTCAATCCGGCCTTTCGCAGGCAGGTTTCTCCTCCCGGCAAGACCTGTGCGGTCTACCTGCCCCTGGAAAAAACAGCCCTGGCCCAGGAGTATCTGAGCTCGCCCGATGCCCGGCCCTATGCCGGATACAAACATTATCGCGTGCGCAAGGGCGACTCCTGGTGGCGGATCTCCCGTCGTTCGGGCGTTCCCATTAGTGTGCTCAAAAAGGTCAACGGACATCGCAACAACCTGCTTCGGCCCGGGCAGCAGATCATGATCCCCGGCAAGGGGGACCGGATTGTTACGGCTTCGGCCCTGTCCAATACCCGGGAGTTTGCCAAAAAACGGGCCAATTACACGGTCAAAAAGGGAGATACCCTTTGGGAGATTGCTAAACGGTTCGGTACGTCTTCCACGACCCTGTTGCGGGCCAACGGCCTTCGGTCGGGACGGCACCTGCGCATCGGGCAAAAATTGTACATTCCCGATGCCTCGAGTTCCTCAACCAGGCTGGCTCGACAGAACGCGGACAAGGAGTTCAAGCGGCTGGTGCGCTACCACGTTCGCAAGGGGGACAATCTCTGGGCCATTGCCCGCAGGTTCGGCGTGACAACCCGGCAGCTCTATGCCTGGAACAACCTGAACAAACGATCCATTCTTCGTCCCGGAGACCGGATCAAGGTCTATGTTGATCAATAG
- the rlmB gene encoding 23S rRNA (guanosine(2251)-2'-O)-methyltransferase RlmB has product MSQDDVHHLIIGRKPVQELLHTAPEKIETIYLQNRPGRDLHAIIDLCRTLHIKFKRLPADKLHHIFPGNHQGVIARIMSKGFCTLDEVITSSLASPFPLVLALDQVQDPGNLGTLCRTLFALGGGGIIVPKNRSAFPGPAASRASAGALEKIPMAQVTNLSRALETCARAGVPIYGAGLGKDAASLFAARLVLPAVLVLGNEEKGIRPGVLKRCDHLLTIPMAGTFDSLNVAQAGAMIMGQFLRTRHAQKG; this is encoded by the coding sequence ATGAGCCAGGACGACGTACACCATCTGATCATAGGCAGAAAACCCGTACAGGAACTCTTGCACACCGCACCGGAAAAGATAGAGACCATCTATTTGCAAAATCGCCCCGGACGCGACCTGCATGCGATCATCGATCTCTGCCGAACCCTTCACATCAAGTTCAAGCGATTGCCCGCCGACAAGCTGCACCACATCTTTCCGGGCAATCATCAGGGAGTCATTGCCCGCATCATGTCCAAGGGATTTTGCACGTTGGACGAGGTGATCACCTCGTCCCTGGCCAGCCCCTTTCCCCTTGTCCTGGCCCTGGACCAGGTCCAGGATCCGGGCAATCTCGGAACCCTGTGCAGAACCCTGTTCGCCTTGGGAGGAGGAGGCATCATTGTGCCCAAAAACAGATCAGCCTTTCCGGGACCGGCTGCCTCCAGGGCCTCGGCCGGGGCCCTGGAAAAGATTCCCATGGCCCAGGTGACCAACCTGTCAAGGGCCCTTGAGACATGCGCCCGAGCGGGCGTGCCCATTTACGGAGCCGGGCTGGGCAAGGACGCGGCCAGCCTGTTTGCGGCCCGACTTGTCCTGCCAGCGGTGCTGGTCCTTGGCAACGAGGAAAAGGGCATCCGACCGGGTGTTCTCAAGCGCTGCGACCACCTGCTGACCATTCCCATGGCCGGCACCTTTGATTCCCTCAACGTGGCCCAGGCAGGGGCCATGATCATGGGGCAGTTTTTGCGGACCAGACACGCTCAAAAAGGATAA
- the fliQ gene encoding flagellar biosynthesis protein FliQ, whose translation MTPEFVIGFARQAIEITLAISMPMLGVGLIVGVLISIIQAATQIQEMTLTFVPKILAVFIALLVAFPWIMDKMITYTRDLFLNFPQYIK comes from the coding sequence ATGACTCCGGAGTTTGTGATCGGTTTTGCCAGACAGGCCATTGAGATAACCCTGGCCATTTCCATGCCCATGCTGGGGGTTGGTCTCATCGTGGGTGTGCTCATCAGCATTATCCAGGCCGCCACACAGATCCAGGAGATGACCCTCACCTTTGTACCCAAGATTCTGGCCGTATTCATCGCCCTGCTGGTGGCCTTCCCCTGGATCATGGACAAGATGATTACCTATACCCGTGATCTTTTTCTCAATTTTCCTCAATATATCAAATAG
- the fliP gene encoding flagellar type III secretion system pore protein FliP (The bacterial flagellar biogenesis protein FliP forms a type III secretion system (T3SS)-type pore required for flagellar assembly.) yields MRVPLLKMFWTRQPEGTKLLVLASCLLFLLPAVAWAADPSMPTLSLTLSGDQTSPEKVSVLLEILALFTVLAMAPGIVLTMTSFTRIIIVFHFLRQAMGTQQMPPNQVLAGLAIFITVAIMTPVGSQINQNALQPYLEEEIGYKEALSRAEKPLRAFLFKHTREKDLSIFYSISGLERPRTKEDVQTKILIPAYVISELKTGFQIGFLLYVPFLILDMVVASVLLSMGMMMLPPVMVSLPFKILLFVMVDGWNLLVGSLVNSFM; encoded by the coding sequence ATGAGAGTACCTCTTTTGAAGATGTTTTGGACGCGACAACCCGAGGGAACAAAACTTCTCGTCCTGGCTAGTTGTCTGCTCTTCCTGCTTCCTGCTGTGGCGTGGGCGGCTGATCCGTCCATGCCGACCCTTTCCCTGACCCTTTCAGGAGACCAGACCTCGCCGGAAAAGGTTTCGGTCCTTCTGGAGATCCTGGCCCTTTTCACGGTCCTGGCCATGGCGCCGGGAATCGTGTTGACCATGACCTCCTTCACGCGGATCATCATTGTCTTTCACTTTCTGCGGCAGGCCATGGGCACCCAGCAGATGCCCCCCAACCAGGTGCTGGCCGGACTGGCCATTTTCATCACCGTGGCCATCATGACCCCTGTGGGGTCTCAGATCAACCAGAACGCCCTGCAGCCCTATCTGGAAGAGGAGATCGGCTACAAGGAGGCCCTTTCCCGGGCCGAAAAGCCCTTGCGCGCCTTTTTGTTCAAGCATACCCGGGAAAAGGATCTTTCCATCTTCTATTCCATCTCCGGACTGGAGCGTCCCCGGACCAAGGAGGACGTGCAGACCAAGATTCTCATTCCCGCCTATGTCATCAGTGAACTCAAGACGGGCTTTCAGATCGGCTTTCTGCTCTATGTACCCTTTCTCATCCTGGACATGGTCGTGGCCAGTGTCCTTTTGTCCATGGGCATGATGATGCTGCCACCAGTCATGGTTTCCCTGCCGTTCAAGATTCTGCTCTTTGTCATGGTTGACGGGTGGAATCTGCTCGTGGGGTCCCTGGTCAACAGCTTCATGTGA
- the fliO gene encoding flagellar biosynthetic protein FliO, whose product MPNATSFSGSSSYMGDFLHMLGWLCVILALVFVVLYLLKRFGPQAGLSMGGGKSVKILGQVSLGPKKHLVVVRFLNKILVLGVTDTQINLVTEMTTDESTSFEDVLDATTRGNKTSRPG is encoded by the coding sequence TTGCCTAACGCGACCTCCTTTTCCGGATCGTCCTCGTACATGGGGGATTTTCTGCACATGCTGGGCTGGTTGTGCGTCATCCTGGCCCTTGTGTTCGTGGTCCTGTATCTCCTCAAGCGCTTTGGTCCTCAGGCCGGATTGTCCATGGGGGGAGGCAAAAGTGTGAAGATCCTCGGCCAGGTCAGTCTGGGCCCCAAGAAACATCTTGTCGTGGTCCGCTTCTTGAATAAAATTCTCGTGCTCGGCGTTACCGACACCCAGATCAACCTTGTCACGGAGATGACCACGGATGAGAGTACCTCTTTTGAAGATGTTTTGGACGCGACAACCCGAGGGAACAAAACTTCTCGTCCTGGCTAG
- the fliN gene encoding flagellar motor switch protein FliN, whose product MADKDNQDKLAEEWAKALEKDGDAESGQDEEALAAQWSAALKEDPSADKPKAEKDDLADEWAAALAQEEHDKLTQERGREGMSRQGHDYEFKNLTADAKVNQGEKTKRDLDFILDIPLNVSAQLGSTQLLINELLQLGQGSVIELNKLAGEPLEILVNGKLVARGEAVVINEKFGVRLTDIISPIERVKQLA is encoded by the coding sequence ATGGCGGATAAGGACAATCAGGACAAACTTGCTGAAGAATGGGCAAAGGCATTGGAAAAGGATGGCGACGCAGAAAGTGGTCAGGATGAGGAGGCCCTGGCCGCACAGTGGTCGGCAGCTCTCAAAGAGGATCCGAGTGCGGATAAACCCAAGGCTGAGAAGGATGATTTGGCTGATGAGTGGGCCGCGGCCCTGGCCCAGGAAGAACATGACAAGCTCACCCAGGAGCGGGGTAGGGAAGGCATGAGCCGACAGGGACATGACTATGAATTCAAAAATTTGACAGCTGACGCCAAGGTAAACCAAGGGGAAAAGACCAAACGGGACCTAGATTTCATCCTGGATATTCCTCTCAACGTCAGTGCTCAGCTCGGAAGCACCCAGCTTCTGATCAACGAGCTGCTCCAGCTTGGTCAGGGTTCGGTCATCGAGCTGAACAAACTGGCCGGGGAGCCCCTGGAGATCCTGGTCAACGGGAAGTTGGTGGCCAGGGGTGAAGCCGTGGTCATCAATGAAAAATTCGGGGTCCGTCTCACCGACATCATCAGCCCCATTGAACGGGTGAAACAACTTGCCTAA
- the fliM gene encoding flagellar motor switch protein FliM, translating to MNKILNQDEVDALLRGLSGGEIEVDDDIAVDEGDIVAFDLANQDRIIRGRMPVLEIINDRFSRLASNALANSVRKRVDVNPVSIDMSKFGDFMRSLPVPTSINIFKIEPLRGNAILIVDTRLVFALVENFFGGAGSQPKVEGRDFTPIEQRIIDTVVKVMLTNLEDSWRPVHEVNIELVRSEINPQFATIVPPSDVVVVISFEVELENSIGSMLIALPYATIEPIRAKLYAAFQSERLEVDHAWISRFKDRLMETPVTMDVTLGTCQLSGRQLLNLDVGDIILLDADEDDLLKAEIQGVLKFYGRPGVVKGNKAFQIFKEEETHF from the coding sequence ATGAACAAGATTCTGAACCAGGATGAAGTCGATGCCCTGTTGCGGGGGTTATCAGGCGGTGAAATAGAAGTTGATGACGACATTGCTGTGGATGAAGGGGACATCGTCGCCTTTGACCTGGCCAACCAGGATCGCATCATTCGTGGGCGCATGCCGGTTCTGGAGATCATCAATGATCGCTTTTCGCGTTTGGCTTCCAACGCATTGGCCAATTCCGTACGCAAGCGGGTTGACGTGAATCCCGTGTCTATTGACATGTCCAAGTTCGGGGACTTTATGCGGTCACTGCCCGTGCCCACCAGCATCAATATTTTCAAAATTGAGCCCCTGCGGGGAAACGCCATTTTGATTGTGGATACCAGACTGGTTTTTGCCCTGGTGGAAAATTTTTTCGGGGGCGCGGGTTCGCAGCCAAAGGTGGAAGGGCGAGATTTCACCCCTATTGAACAGCGCATCATTGACACTGTGGTCAAGGTTATGCTGACCAACCTGGAGGATTCCTGGCGCCCAGTGCATGAAGTGAATATTGAGCTGGTACGATCGGAGATCAATCCTCAATTCGCAACTATTGTCCCCCCCAGTGATGTGGTTGTTGTTATTTCTTTTGAAGTGGAATTGGAAAATTCCATTGGGTCCATGCTCATTGCCCTGCCCTATGCGACCATCGAACCCATTCGGGCCAAATTATACGCTGCTTTTCAGTCGGAACGACTTGAGGTCGATCACGCATGGATTTCAAGGTTCAAAGACCGGCTCATGGAAACTCCGGTGACCATGGATGTCACCTTGGGGACCTGCCAACTCAGTGGTCGTCAATTGCTTAACCTGGATGTGGGGGACATTATCCTTCTGGATGCGGATGAAGATGATTTGCTCAAGGCAGAGATTCAGGGGGTGCTCAAGTTTTATGGAAGACCGGGAGTGGTCAAAGGTAACAAGGCCTTTCAGATTTTCAAGGAAGAGGAAACCCATTTTTAG
- a CDS encoding flagellar basal body-associated FliL family protein: MINKEVEAPVKKKSGLLKWLILLLLLLGVGAGGFFAYQHFVGMPVGNPADQSAVPDGSDPASTQAPEEVGSQPQLFSMPPFVVNLADPLGRRYLKLSLEIEVKNKSVLEKTEKAMPRIKDALLLLLSSKSYSDLASMENKIALKNEIISRLGQIVGNGNVSNVYFTEFIIQ; the protein is encoded by the coding sequence ATGATAAACAAGGAAGTCGAGGCTCCAGTGAAAAAGAAATCAGGTCTTCTGAAGTGGCTGATTCTTTTATTGCTGTTGCTTGGTGTGGGTGCCGGAGGCTTTTTCGCCTACCAGCATTTTGTCGGAATGCCTGTGGGAAATCCTGCGGACCAGAGCGCTGTGCCCGATGGAAGTGATCCCGCATCCACGCAGGCGCCAGAAGAGGTCGGTTCCCAGCCTCAGCTTTTTTCCATGCCTCCCTTTGTTGTAAATTTGGCGGATCCGTTGGGACGACGGTATCTCAAGCTGTCCTTGGAAATAGAGGTCAAGAACAAGAGTGTTCTTGAAAAAACGGAAAAGGCCATGCCCCGGATTAAGGACGCTTTGTTGCTGTTGCTTTCCAGCAAGTCCTATTCAGATCTTGCCTCCATGGAAAACAAGATCGCCCTGAAGAATGAAATCATTTCTCGGTTGGGGCAGATCGTGGGCAACGGCAATGTGTCCAATGTCTATTTCACGGAGTTTATCATACAGTAG
- a CDS encoding OmpA/MotB family protein yields the protein MARKRERGVSTGGSGGGWLVTFSDLMTLLLTFFVLLLSMSSMDKTVIMEVASFFKRNVSSLTEPGAGRIESRYEILRKLLEDPLDAINKPDRIKDLLFPNEVLPPGISRSTLDNNLLVLNRPEGVALVLTDRILFPLGQTTLTPLGESLVHEIGRFLMTTTASVNLAGYTDSIPAKTIDNYEIAARRAMSVLRSLVGMGMRAKRFSVSGYGPHFPLADNATPEGRAQNRRIEILIKTGSFTYL from the coding sequence ATGGCGAGGAAAAGGGAACGGGGAGTCTCCACGGGAGGCAGCGGCGGTGGATGGTTGGTCACTTTTTCGGATCTGATGACCCTGCTGCTGACCTTTTTTGTGCTCCTTTTGTCCATGTCGTCCATGGACAAGACCGTTATCATGGAGGTGGCCTCCTTTTTTAAGCGCAATGTGAGTTCGTTGACCGAGCCCGGGGCTGGTCGGATCGAATCCCGGTACGAGATCCTGCGCAAACTTTTGGAAGATCCCCTCGACGCCATCAACAAGCCCGACCGCATCAAGGATCTCCTTTTTCCCAACGAGGTCCTGCCGCCGGGTATTTCCCGCAGCACCCTGGACAACAATTTGCTGGTGCTCAATCGGCCTGAAGGCGTGGCACTTGTCTTGACGGATCGCATTTTGTTTCCTTTGGGCCAGACCACTCTTACGCCGCTAGGTGAAAGCCTGGTGCATGAAATCGGTCGGTTTTTGATGACAACCACCGCTTCGGTAAACCTGGCAGGGTATACGGATTCCATCCCGGCGAAGACGATCGACAACTACGAGATCGCGGCACGTCGGGCCATGTCAGTCTTGCGTTCCCTTGTGGGCATGGGTATGCGGGCCAAACGGTTTTCCGTGTCAGGATACGGCCCGCATTTTCCCCTTGCTGATAACGCAACCCCCGAGGGGCGTGCCCAAAACAGACGTATTGAAATTCTGATCAAGACCGGTTCATTTACCTATCTTTAG
- a CDS encoding OmpA/MotB family protein encodes MGRKRTTTQSDDGSPAWLITFSDLMTLLLTFFVLLLSLASLMDERKTKTSIGSIMGSFGPSAGSVQPLTTKAAGSVKESGPLENLPAEDLEPLRELIWEDDGQDFDFQSNRFIQVFSVDTEVLFDPGSSNLSSRGLEILGRIVPVVRKVKYPLLITGHTASLRSELSSAYVAGQSDKGVDLSWNLSLQRVLNVYRTLVARGIQPEKLRMEAFGRFRPRATNTTPEGRRANRRVEFVLDRRNTDWSHEMARKAGSDGQHQEGRFMYNDFIFTFNATQAK; translated from the coding sequence ATGGGCAGAAAACGTACTACCACTCAGTCGGATGACGGATCCCCCGCATGGTTGATCACCTTTTCGGATCTGATGACCCTGCTGCTGACCTTTTTTGTGTTGTTGCTCAGCTTGGCCTCACTCATGGATGAACGTAAGACCAAGACATCAATCGGTTCCATCATGGGCTCTTTTGGCCCGAGCGCGGGTAGTGTGCAACCCTTGACCACCAAGGCGGCCGGTTCCGTCAAGGAGTCCGGTCCGCTGGAAAATTTACCTGCCGAAGATCTGGAGCCGTTGCGCGAGCTGATCTGGGAGGATGACGGCCAGGATTTTGATTTCCAGTCCAATCGGTTCATCCAGGTTTTTTCCGTTGATACCGAAGTGCTTTTTGATCCGGGCAGCAGCAATCTTTCGTCCAGAGGGCTGGAAATCCTTGGGCGGATAGTGCCGGTTGTGCGTAAGGTGAAATATCCGCTGCTTATAACAGGACACACGGCATCGCTGCGATCAGAACTCTCCTCGGCGTATGTGGCTGGCCAAAGCGACAAGGGCGTTGACCTTTCGTGGAATCTTTCGTTGCAGCGGGTTTTAAATGTGTACCGAACCCTTGTTGCCCGTGGTATCCAGCCTGAAAAACTTCGCATGGAAGCCTTTGGCAGGTTCAGGCCCCGAGCGACCAACACCACACCCGAGGGCCGACGGGCCAACAGACGGGTTGAGTTTGTCCTGGATCGCCGCAATACTGACTGGAGCCATGAGATGGCCCGCAAGGCCGGTAGTGACGGTCAGCACCAGGAGGGTCGGTTCATGTATAATGATTTCATCTTTACCTTCAACGCAACGCAAGCCAAATGA
- a CDS encoding motility protein A: MDLATIIGILLAFGLVLGAIGKSILLFFNIPSLLIVVGGTIGATLINYPLGHVLGVMGVIKNTIFSKLESPAEIIEQFMDYAKRARREGILSLEPVIKEIDDEYLKKGLQLTVDGLEPEIIRDILETEIAYLEERHGNGAEVVSVMGAFAPALGMIGTVIGLILMLQTMNDPSTIGPSMAVALITTFYGAVLSNLVFNPLAGKLRLRSKEEVLIREMILEGVLSISKGENPRIIQEKLNSYLPPKSRTINE, from the coding sequence ATGGATCTTGCAACAATAATTGGGATCTTGCTGGCCTTTGGTCTTGTCCTGGGCGCCATTGGCAAAAGCATTCTCCTTTTTTTCAACATCCCTTCACTGCTCATCGTGGTTGGAGGAACTATTGGTGCCACCCTGATCAACTATCCTCTGGGCCATGTCCTTGGGGTGATGGGGGTGATCAAGAATACGATATTCAGCAAACTTGAATCCCCGGCCGAAATCATCGAGCAGTTCATGGATTACGCCAAGCGTGCCCGCAGAGAAGGCATCCTTTCTCTGGAACCGGTGATCAAGGAGATTGATGACGAGTATCTCAAAAAGGGACTTCAGCTCACGGTGGATGGTTTGGAGCCGGAGATCATCCGGGACATATTGGAAACGGAAATCGCCTACCTGGAAGAACGCCATGGCAACGGCGCTGAAGTGGTCTCGGTCATGGGGGCCTTTGCCCCGGCTCTGGGCATGATTGGCACGGTCATCGGCCTCATTCTCATGCTCCAGACCATGAACGATCCAAGCACCATAGGGCCTTCCATGGCCGTTGCCCTGATCACCACGTTTTACGGGGCTGTCCTCTCGAATTTGGTGTTCAACCCCCTGGCCGGGAAATTGAGGCTGCGGAGCAAGGAAGAAGTCCTGATTCGTGAAATGATCCTCGAGGGTGTCTTGTCCATTTCTAAAGGTGAAAATCCCAGGATAATTCAAGAAAAGCTCAATAGTTACCTGCCTCCCAAGAGCCGTACCATCAACGAGTGA
- the era gene encoding GTPase Era: MEQNQQPFKSGVVALIGPPNAGKSTLLNTIIGEKVAIVSPKPQTTRNQISGIHTRDDAQIVFLDTPGIHRSRLRLNRCMVDAAWKALYGADMVILMLDGWRYATRPEQWDRDLASVATNLAKSGLPLFVVLNKIDKISSKEKIFSLLARCQEQWPGTDVFPVSAVKGTNVDRLMDMIVATLPQGMPLYDKDQLSTLPLRFMVTEIIREKLFLTLQEELPYNVAVDIDAWEQDPETGLLTIVATIYVSKAGYKGMIIGKGGRTLKRIGSMARPEIVELVGSKVFLELWVKVKSRWTEDRQFLTGLGLG, encoded by the coding sequence ATGGAACAGAATCAACAACCGTTCAAATCAGGTGTCGTTGCCCTGATCGGCCCCCCCAATGCGGGCAAATCGACCCTGCTCAATACCATCATCGGCGAGAAGGTGGCCATTGTCAGCCCCAAGCCCCAGACCACGAGAAACCAGATAAGCGGCATCCATACCCGGGATGACGCCCAGATCGTGTTTCTGGATACCCCGGGCATCCACCGGAGCCGGTTGCGGCTGAACCGGTGCATGGTCGATGCGGCCTGGAAGGCCCTTTATGGGGCCGACATGGTCATCCTCATGCTTGATGGCTGGCGTTATGCCACGCGACCCGAACAATGGGACAGGGATCTGGCTTCCGTGGCCACAAATCTGGCCAAGTCCGGCCTTCCTCTGTTCGTGGTTCTGAACAAGATCGACAAGATCTCTTCCAAGGAAAAGATTTTTTCCTTGCTGGCCCGGTGCCAGGAGCAGTGGCCGGGCACGGATGTCTTTCCTGTATCCGCGGTCAAGGGAACCAATGTGGATCGGCTGATGGACATGATTGTGGCAACCCTTCCCCAGGGCATGCCCTTGTATGACAAGGATCAGCTTTCCACCCTTCCCCTGCGGTTCATGGTTACGGAAATCATCCGGGAAAAACTGTTTCTGACCCTGCAGGAGGAACTGCCCTATAATGTTGCCGTGGACATTGATGCGTGGGAACAGGATCCGGAAACGGGATTGCTCACCATTGTGGCAACCATTTATGTTTCCAAGGCCGGTTACAAGGGCATGATCATCGGCAAGGGCGGGCGCACCCTGAAAAGAATCGGGTCCATGGCCCGGCCCGAGATTGTTGAGCTTGTGGGCTCCAAGGTTTTTCTGGAGCTCTGGGTCAAGGTGAAATCGCGGTGGACCGAAGATCGTCAGTTTCTGACCGGATTGGGATTGGGATAG